Below is a window of Burkholderia cepacia DNA.
GCGCGGCCGGACGAGTCGCGTCCGCCGAACGTTGCCAATACGTTCGATCACGTCGCGTTTTCCTGCGCGGATGCCAGCGAAATGGCGCGTCACCTGACCGACGCCAACGTGGCATTCACACGCGAGTACGTTCCGCTCACGGGCCGGGTTCGGATTTTCTTCAACGATCCGTGCGGCAACGGCGTCGAGTTGAACTTCG
It encodes the following:
- a CDS encoding VOC family protein, translating into MPVTGFNHYNLRADRSTRDVLRDFHVDIIGLQEGFRPPFKRFGYGLYAGKQDVLHLTEARPDESRPPNVANTFDHVAFSCADASEMARHLTDANVAFTREYVPLTGRVRIFFNDPCGNGVELNFAQAE